GAGATGGGGTTGGAAGTGGATACATTCCTAAGGAGAATGGGACTCAGAATCAATCTTCATTTCCCACGTCTGCGGCCCTGAAAATAACAAAGACTGAGGCGCTCgggtgtgcacgcacacacacgcagacacacccCACGAGAAGCTAAGCCAAACTTCAGCAGGAGATTTTACAGCTCTCGCACGGGAGGCCTGTTCTTACCCAGACATTTAATTGAACATGTACGTCAAGTCGGCTTGCGGCACGTCTGGGGAACTCACACGGGGCGCCGCCAGGGCCGTGCCGGCGCCAGGAAACCTCATTAATTTCTAAATGAGAAATGACTTCACTTTCCAGCCACAGTCTGGAGGCAATGCCATACAGGGGGACACATCTTCCAGGGCTAGGTTTTCACACCAGCTATTGTGGTTTCTGGCCCAAGAtttttctggaaggaaggaaagaaagaaggaaggaaggaaagaaggaaggaaggaaggaaggaaggaaggaaggaaggaaggaaggaaggaaggaaggaaggaaagaaggaaggaaggaaggaaggaaggaaggaaggaaggaagagagggagggacaagcaTTGGGAGGGAGATTGGTCTTATCTCCTTGACTTGCCAAGGTTGGTGGCATTTGGAGGGTTGAGGACAAAGTGATCTGGTCACAGTGGGCTGGATTATTGTCTCCAGCATTGGTATTACTGGCAGGGTGATGACCTATCTAGAGCTTACTCTATGGGACGTGGGACCTACATTTATGCTTTTCCACGTCGCCCCATCATCACGcacactgcctttttttttttttttaaagattttatgtgtgtattcatgagagatgcagagagagaggcagagacacaggcagagggagaagcaggctccatgccaggagcctgatgtgggactcgatcccaggaccccgggatcacgcccggagccgaaggcagatgctccactgttGAGCCCTCCGGGTGCTCCACGGGCACATCGTCCTTATGGTAATACTGTGAGCCCCCTAGTATTGCCTCCttttcacagatgtggaaatgGGGTTTCAGCCGAATGAAGAGACATGGCTGTGGCCCCAGAGTCAGAGCCTTTATTCGCACGCAGAGTACCTGGCTCCGAAGTCTGAAAGTCCGTGGTTTGAACCACTGTGGGGTCCTCTCTCAagcttcttggtttctttctcatttcttggaAACTGCCATCATGTCTTGCTTTCGGGAAACACCGTCTAGCTCTTACTTAATTAACGAGGTCGACAAATACCTGTTGGGCACACTCACCATCTCCTGAGAGCTCTCCTGGAAACTCAGGGATGCGATCGTACAAGAGGAACCTGGACAAGGAACCCACAGCTTAATGGGAGACACAGAAGATGCCCTCCAACAGATGCCCGGATAGGGCgactggggagcctggggagggggcactgaGCAGACCGTGGATGTGGGTGTGAGGAAAGACTTCGGGAAGAAATGAGCTTAGCATGCTCTGCAGAGCAAgacaaagtatttctttttatttttttcttttcttataaaatattttatttatttattcatgagagacacacagagagaggcagagacacaggcagagggagaagcaggctccatgcagggaccctgatgcaggactcaatcccaggatcccaggatcatgacctgagctgaaggcaggcactaaaccactgagccctccaggggccccaaagtatttatttttcatgcctATTTTGCTGCCGTAAGGATAGAAAGAGGCTTAGTACCCAGCTCACggtaaatgatcaataaatatttggtaaacgAATGGCCGGTGAAGAAGAACTTAGCGattatttccctttctgctttggctgccaggaagctcagagccaaGATGATGGCAAATGTTTAGACTTggggatcccaagaccccagattTCTTCCATCCCCCGCTCACCGCACCTGACTCACCTTTTCCTGCTTTCTGCATTGTGTCACAGTCCTGGGGGTCAGAAGTTGAAGAGGCAGGGGTCTGCAGGGCTGGTCCTCCGCGAGGCTCCGAGGGAGAATCTGGTCCCTGCCTTCCCGGCCTCAGGTGGTGGTGGCCGTCCCCAGAAGCCCTGGGCGTGGAGCCGGTGGCTCAATCTCTGCACCCCCCTTCACTTCGTCTTCTCCATGGTCTCAGCTGCTTCCTCCCAGGGCACTTGCCATTGGATGGGGGCCCCCCTCGGATCCAGATGATCTCACCCGGAGGCCCCTCATTCattgcatctgcaaagactctcGTCCCAGATCAGGTCATCTGTGGAGCTTCCTGCTGGACACGAGCTTGGGAGCCCCCTCTGCGTCCCTGGCACCCCTCTGCCATCTACTCCCAGCAGAGAAGTCTTGAAAAAGAGAAGTGACACTGTGGGATTCTCTGGCCCCGGGCTGCGGGGTGCGGGGACCTCCTTCGTTTAGACGGAAGTTCTCAATCTCGGCCGTGCTGTGCTGTTAGCTCGCTGCCTTCCCCTGCACCTCCCGTCGCCCTCTGCACGCGGCCCCCACCTGCGGCAGGGTGCTTGCATCCCACCGGGCACATCACCCGgactctgcacctgctcctccctcgtctgcccccacccccccgcccttcctgccctccctcccctgaggCTTGCTTGCACATCACTTCCTCACTGGCCCGGCCCCTTGTGTGCCGTGGTCACTGCCCTCCCCAGCCACTGTCACCGCCTCTCAACTCTGTCACTATGGGTCGATTCACTGCTTGACCCTACTCACTAGAGCGCCAGCCTCTGGAGGGCAGGGGTCGGGGTGTGTTTGCCCTGGAACTCGCCAGGCcgagaacagtgcttggcaccgAGTGTGCGCACCGTAAACACGCTGAGTGAATATGTGGATGAACGTGGCATTACTTGCCATGAGGATGCACGCGTGTGCGACCCAGAGCGTGCGCATGTGAACCAGAGCGCGTGTGTACGACCCAGAGCACGCATGAGAGGCCCAGAGTGCGTGCGTGTGAACCAGGGCGCGTGTGTGTGAATCAGAGCGCACGTGAGAGACCCAGATTGTGCGTGTACAACCCAGAGTGCACGTTTGCGACCCAGAGCGCGTGTGTATGACCCAGAGCGTGTGTGAGTGACCCAGAGCCCGCGTATGCGACCCAGAGCGCGGGTGTGTGAACCAGAGCATGCTCGTGTGAACCAGAGTGCGTGTGTCTGAATCAGAGTGCttgtgagagacccagagagcctGTGAGTGACCCAGAACCTGGCGCACATGACTTTCAACAACGGTTgtcccttttaaaaatgatttttttttaattattggagTCCAGTCGACATACAATGTTACCTCGTTAGTTTCAGGGGCGCAGCGCGGGGATTGGCCAGTTCCCCACGTGACCCGgtgccatcctaacaggtgtatTCACCACCTGTCATTCCGGTACTAGTGTTTTGACGGTATTCCCCATGCTgcacttttcatccctgtgacttatttattttatacccgGAAGTACGTGCGTCTTACCCCCTTTATTtcacccccccccactccctctgACCTGGCAAATGCCAGTTTATTCTccatatttaagagtcttttcGTTTGttggcttatttgttttgttttctggattccgcctatgagtgaaatcatacgataCGCATCTTTCTCTGTCctgcttatttcacttatgtaATGGGATATTATTCGGCTGTGAAAAAGAGTGAGACCTTGTTGTTGGTGACATGTtgtttcatcatcatcatcatcatcatcgtcatcatcagaCATGGTAGTAACCATGacgttcatttttttttctcccagcatCTGGGGGTTGGCCCATAGGCGGGGCTCAGGAGTGTTTGTTGATTGACTGAAAGATGGTAATGCTCCTCTGCCTGCTGTCGTCCTCTCTTCTAAGCCATGCACGGGACGTTTGTGATTCTGCTGCCGCTCAGCCTGATCCTGATGGTTTTTGGGGGGATGACGGGGTTTCTGAGCTTCCTCCTCCGAGTCTCTGTTCTCCTCCTGCTCACAGGGACCCTCTTCTTCTTTGGAGGTaggtgcctcccccaccccagctgcatGGACTGTGGGGGCCCCAGAGGGGCTGCACATGGCTCCTCAGCCAGGGAGGGGCGGGCGTCTTCTCTGGGGCTCGGTTTCCTCTTCTGCGACATCACAGCGGGAAAGGAGGACGGCGTCCCTGGGTCTGTGGttccaagagagaagcagagggtggGAGCAGGTCCCAAGGATTGTTTTCCTGGTTTCACAGATGGCCCTACAGCTTCCGCTTGAGGGCTGCCGGCTGGCAGGACACCCTCGCTCTCTCATGCCCCCTGCCCTTCTGACGCATCTTGCTTTGCTTGATTGTTGATTGATGAAAAGCCAGGCAATGCCTGGGTTAATCCGGTTGGGAATCCAGCACACGGCCGGTGTCCTCaggcctccctccttcctgtggGCTTGAAATTGTCCCTCCTTAAAATCAGGACAAGAACAGAGGTGATGCACACACTTGGGAtccatggaggaaaaaaaaatacaaaagaatgtcTGGAGGTGACAATATTGTGAGGCTCAGATGCCCTCCAGGCACCCACTACTCTTATTGACGTTGGCGTTAATGCTTCACCCAGGGACGAATTCTCGAAACCACTCAGCCAAGTTGGCCTTTCTGCGGTGGCAGGAAGTCTAATCCATGCTGTGCCCTGGGGGAGCCTCAAGCCAGGCTACCGACACTCATTCTGTGGCAGGCACCCCGGGAGGGCTGAGATGTTCATTtgcattaatttaatttaaatttcaatagcCCCCCTCTGTGGCTGGCAGCTGTGGCCCAGGACTGCACGCTCTAACTCATTGTCATAGGGACCCACCACGTGCCAGTCCAGTGCCGGGTGCTGGCGAATCCAAGGTGAGCCCCCCTGGAGCTCACAGCCCATTGTGGGGGCGATGGACATTTATTTGCTAAGCGATTTCAAAAACAAACGCAAAATTGCAGTTCTGACCAGGACCATGATGGTGTGTGGTTCTGTGAAAGCCCAGGGGGATTCGACCTACTGGGAGAGGTCCCGGAATGGATGCTTGAGCTGGGATGGGAGGATGGATAGGAGCGACAGGGGACTGGAGggaaacagaagggaaaggagggtgCCCTGAGTAGGGGCAAAGGCCTTGTGGTAGGAGGAGCATGGCCACCTAGAGAGGTAGGTGGGGTGAGGCGaggggagtaggagagggaggaggaggaggaagcagtgCCCCGGGGCTTTGATCTGCTCCCCTTGCCTCCCCTGCAGCCTTGGTGACCCTGGCAGGAATCAGCGTCTACATCGCGTACTCAGCTGCCGCCTTCCGGGAGGCGCTGTGTCTCCTGGAGGAGAAAGCCCTCCTGGACCAGGTGGACATCCGCTTCGGCTGGTCTCTGGCCCTGGGCTGGATCAGCTTCGTCGCCGAGCTGCTCACCGGGGCGGCCTTCGTGGCGGCGGCCCGCGTGCTCAgcctgagacagaggcagaaccAGGCCATCTGAGCCACACACCTGGGCCCGTGGGAGGCGGGGGGGCCCTGGGACCTGTCCCGTGGGCTGCGGCCTCCTCTTCCTCGGAGGCCCCTAGCAGTGGCGGCCCCTGGGGGTCCAACCCAAGAACCGCTGTGGACTGAGCCCCGGGCCTGGCTCTCACCATCGTGCCGTCCGTGCTGCCTGGTGTGGTGTGTCCATGTGTCCGTGcccatgtgtgtctgtgtgggctGGAGGAGCCTGCGGGAATGCGGACCCCACCTCACCTGAGATGACCAAACAGCCCCTTTATCATAACCAGAACTGTCTGGATTGCAGCCCCCTTGGGAGGGCTGGCTTCATTTCGGTCCTTGCTCCCACTCATGGTTCAGCTGCCCCGCTCTTTGTTAAGGACAAGGAAGACCAGAGAGGTTAGGCAAGCTGTAAAAAGGCGCACAGCGAGCTGGTGGTATCGTCCTTGCTCCAGGGACAGTGCTCAGTCCGTTACCAGAGCTTCCCTGAGGGGCTCAGCTCTGTGGGGGGTGGCTTGCACCTCGGACACTGGTGCTTAGGCTTCATGTGACCTGGAGCCCCTGCATGGGGCGCAGTGTGACATGGGTGGGGGGCCGAGAGCAGAAATCTGGGCTACTGACCAGCTGGGCGGTGCGAATGTCCCCCAGCCTCAGCTGGGTGCTTGCCCGGCCTGGCCACGGTCCCCAAGCGCCACAGGCCGGGCTTCCTCGGAGCGGTGACTTGGTGATCAGGGGTCGTCCTGGATGCGGGGGCCCCTCTGAGCTGCCCATCCACCTGGGGGGGCGGTGCTGCTCCCCTTCACGTGTCACTTTCGAGACCCCGGGGAGACCCCGGGCCAGCTCACAGCCTGAGGAAGAGCAGTCAGGTGCACAAGGAAGAATGACCAGCAGGCTCACCCCGAGAAGGAAGCACCGTCCGCAGACTCACAACTGGGAGGGAAGCACGTCCTCAAACACCCAGTGATCACCCCCGGACCTACTGTGGGACCCAAGCACCACCTGTCACCCCGAGTCACCTCATGCCATGTGATGGTGTTGACTGAGCCTGCTTCCCTGGCCTGAAGTCCGAGACCGGTGGGATTCAGATGTGCTGGGAAAGGATGAACAGGGTGGTCTGTGGGtccccctggagccctggaggaAGGCCGACACCCACAGACGTCAGCTGGTTCTCAACActcactagaatttaaaaaatgtgcccGGGGCCACATTAGGCCAGCAGAATCACagtctgggggggtgggggccgctAAGCATTGCGAGTGGCCGCCACCGTTTGGTTTATCCCAGGGCACTTGAAGCTTTCAAGGGGAGCTTGTgaaaatgcaggttctgattcagtaagtgggtgggggcgggggtgcaattctttttttaagattttatttatttatttgagagagagagaaagagagagagagcacaagcagggggagcagcagagggagagggagcggcagactcccctctgggcagggagccccacgtggggctcgatcccaggaccccgggatcacaacctgagccgtaGGTAGATGTTCAgcctactgagccccccagaggcCCCAATTCTGCAACATCTAACAAGCTTCCAGGAAGGAGGTTTTGTAAAGtcgagctctctctctcacacacgcacacgcacacacgcgcatGCACACGTCTTCTGTGCTGCCTGCAGCAGGgtatacttaggttgcttctgcACCAGCAAAAAGGGTATGAAGCCTGTCATGGGCTGAGTCCCAAGGACCTATCCTGGTCCCTGTATAATGATGCGCCATCAGCTGTTGTGTGGCCTCAGTGGGTCGGGGACAGGGGTGCCCACCTCCTTGACCCTGGTGGCACTGAGCATTCTCCAGGGAAGCCTGGCTTCTTTTGGGCAAACGCCAGCTTGGGTGTGACATGGGCTTTTTTTTCAGTGTACGTGGTGGGGGTGAGTCTAGGATCCGAAGTGAAAGATTCCCATGGAGCTCACCAACTAGGGGTTCAGGGGGTGCTCCTCAGGGACCGGTCGTATCCTTCCCTTCTGTCGTCCGGTGTTACCGGCGGGCACGGACGTGTCCAAAGTGGCTGCACATCTGCATCCCCTGGGGCAGCGCTCCTAACAGTACAGCGTGCCCAGACTCTGCGGGGTGGTGTCCAAGTCCACTGGTGAGTGCCAGCCCTGGGGCGCTCTGAGTCAGTGGGTCCAGGCGGGGCCCAGAATCCCCAGTTCCAACCAGCTCCCGGGTGACATGGGTGCTGCTGGTGTGGGGCCATCTTTCGTGTGGCATTGATCGGGGGCATTTTGTTGTCACCTTCCTGCATGTTAGAATCACCGgagcatcttttaaaaacccGGATGCCCAGGCCGAGTCCTTGCTCTGGTGGTACCTAGGGGTGGAACAGCACTCCCAACACCATGATGTCACTGCACTCGCCACGACACTGTCACCCTTACCACGGCACCCCCCCCATCCTGACATTCactgagtccttttttttttttaagattttatttatttatccatgagacacacacacacacacacacacacacacacacacacacacacagaggcagagacacaggcagagggagaagcaggctccatgcagggagcccaacgtaggactcaatcctgggaccccaggatcaagccctgggctgaaggcggcactaaaccactgagccacccaggtcaccCTCACTGAGTCCTTATTACTCTAGTGCACTACTCTGTCAATCAGTCGCTCAACAAACACTTGGTGAAGGTCCCGGCATGCTAGGAACCGGGGGCAGTGGCCCACCAGAACAAGCCTTCGCTCCCAGAGCAGCCACATGTTGGAGGAGAGAGGCGTGCAAAACATATGGTGGCGGGGAGGACTATGGAGAGAAGCAAGGCAGggtacagatggggaagctgaggcacaggcAGGCTCAGCTAACAGGCCCGAGGGtacaaagagagaaatgagtgCAGCTGGGATGGGGATTCAGATCTGCCTGCTTCCAGGAGGATTTCCTTCCCGCGCCCACCGGCGAcacctgcaccacccaggcagcGCCCTCTCTGCAGGTGGGTTCCGGACGTTGTTGCTGCTTCCTGTGTGTCTGGTCTGGAAAAGTGCAGACCGAGCGGATTGCTCACAAGACCCCACGGGgacggggcaggggggggggggggagggggagcgagCCGAATTCCAGAATCAGTTGTGCAAAATGGGCAGAGAAATGAACATTTTCGCAAAGTGAGGGCAGCCATGGTAGTGAGAGCGCGGTCTTTGCTGCCACCTGCTTGTCAGGTGGGGGATTGCGTCAGAGGCAGGACCTGagtctcttcttttaaaaaagattttatttatttactcatgagagacagcaaaagagagagagagagacagacagacagagacagacagagacacaggcagagagaaaagcgggttccctgcagggagcccgatgtgggactcgatcccaggaccccgggatcacaccctgagccgaaggcagacagacgctcacccactgagcctcccaggagtccAAGGACCTGATTCTCAAACGCGTCCAAGGACATTGGTTTTCAGCGCTCTGGGTGCCCAGCAAGGCTCTGACTCCGCAGGCCGGGGCTCTCTGCTGGGGCGATTCGCATCCCCTCCCGGCCTGGGACGATGGCCATGTCTAAAGACGTGTGCAGTTGTCACGGCAGAGGCTGAGTGCTCCTGGCATtggagggcagaggccagggctgctgctgaGCATCCTCCAGGCGGCCCCCACACCCAAGGATTACCTAGCCCCCCGTGCGAATCGTGCAGAGCTTGAAGAACCCTGCGAGGGGTGCAGAAACGAATTGTCatgaaagagagcatgtgtgtatTCCGGTAACTAAAGGCAGAGCTGAAAATCATCACATTCGTTTGATAAACGTTCTATAAAACACTACAATGTGTCAAGAACTGTTCTAGGGCCTGGGGACACATGCGTGCAGATGCGTGACAAAATCCCTGACCTTCCTAGTTTGCACAGAAGCGGGTGATACACACATCTGGTCCTACTGTTCAGGACACCTGCTGTTCCCCTACCTGGAATGTTCTCTCACCTGAGAGCGATGAGGCCTTCCCTGGCTCCGGAGCTAAAATTGCAAGCCCTTCACCCCCCCTTTCATGCTTTCTTGACCTGAGCACTCGCCCCTATGTGACATGCCCTGTGGTTTGTTCgttcattttaatgattttaattttttattcgaaagagagagagagagagagagagggagagagagagagagagagagagagagagagagagagagagagagagagaacgagcaggggaagccgcagagggcaagggagaggcaggctccgtgctgagcagggagcccgacgcaggactcgatcccaggaccccaggatcacgccctgagccgatggcagatgctcaccagctgagccccccgggcaccccgCGCTGTGTTGTGTCCGCCTTGCTCACCGTCTGTTTTCCCTGCTGGACGCCGTGCTCCACGCGAACCCGGGGAGTCGTCTCTCCCATTCCTGGCTGACTCCTGACACATATAAGAATCACTTTTTGGATAAATGTGCAAACCCCAGACTCTAGCCTCTGGTCTCTTCTCTGAGCAAATTTTCCACCCCATGCACACCCTGGGGCATGGGTCGGCTCTTTGTTCTGTTGGAAATTCTAAGTATCAGGATTTGAGGGGGTGGTgttgggtgcttttttttttttttggctagcgGGTGAAGTCAGAGGCATTCATTCACTTCAATGGGAATTTATAAAGAGTCACCTATGTGCTAGACACTGATGCATtacggggggggggcgggggaaggaagCAGATCCCTTGGGGCCCCAGCCTGGAGCAGTCTTCATGTGACATGGGTGTGCAACGGTTATTTGAGAGAGGTAGGGAGGAAAGAcagaaggcaggcagggagcaATGCAAGCATGGAAGGAGGGACGTTAACAATGAGACGGCTTCTTATAATGAACATTGACTGTGTCtgattctgtctttttttaaaaggagaggggGTGGCATGATTCctcctgcggggggcgggggagtggaTGGGGACCCTGCTGGATCCAGCCGGGATTCATAGCTGCAGGCAACAGACACAGATTTTGCCGGGGTCAGCACAAAAGGAGAGAAACGTTTCTGGGAGGTTGGGGAATAGGCTTGGGGTTATGCAGACAGGATGATGGCGCAGGTCATGCCGTCCGAGGGCTCTGTGGAGGGTACTCACGCTCAGTGCCACGGCTGAGCCCAGGTCTACGTGCTGTCCCCAGCACCGGATTTTGTGCCATTGGCTGTCATGGGGGTCCTGGTGTCCACCCCCCGCACCCCAACCGTGGCAGGTGGATCCAGTTGGATGAGCAGAGTCGTGTGCTCACCCCTAacctgcaagggaagctgggaaattgAGGATCTAGGTCTTGGGTCACCCTGGTGAGATGCAGGTGCTCCCTGTGCCATGAATCATAGAATGGGTGTCCCCCCGGCCTGGGCGAGAGCACTGATTCTGGGCAGCCGCAGGCAATGACAAGCGTCCCCCAACAATGCCCCCCTGTCCTCGCCAAGCCTAtcggggaaggaggaagggccaGACCTTAAGTAACGCCATCGTGTAGCAGAGCTTGGTGGTGACTCCTTGGTGGCGGTGGAGAGAAAGATCCAGAGATGAGCTTGCATGCGGGGATCAGTGGAGGGCTGCATGaattagtcttttctttttttaaaattttatttatttattcatgaaagacacacagagagaggcagagacacaggcagagggagaagcaggctccatgcagggagcccgatataggactcgatcccgggacttcgggatcacgccctgagccaaaggcagacgctcaaccactgagccacgcaggtgtccctgaattagtctcaaaaaaaaaaaaaaaaaaaaaaaaaaaaagaaagaaagaaaaaggaaaagatttttttcaagtttctcgGGGGTGGAGACAGGCCAGATGGAAACCAAATCAATGAGCGGCTTTGTAGAACTTTGGGAATCTCTTCCCAGTAGAGTGGCTGTTGCCCCCCACAAGCCCAGTTGCCCCCCACATCGGGGGTCTCTGGGAGGTGTGTTCTCTTTCCTCGAGGAAGTGAAGAGAAGATGGAGTTTCCTGCATGTGGGGGCGGAGGGAAAGGGCGCAGGGGGTGCCCAGCAGGAGGGACGGGCTGGAGGCGGTGGGGAGGGAAGCCCTGGGCGTGCACCTGCACCAGGCAGGACCTGGGCGCGGGGTGCAGGAGGCCGTGTCTGGGAGGAAGGGGCCAGGCTGGGAGCCCCATCCCACAGTGGCCCCTCATCTCAGGGCCCACAGACAGCCAGTGGTGAGGGAGAAACTTTGCTTTCTCAAGCTCTGTGGCTTCCCTGGCCGCCAGGGGTCCTTGGGCCCTGCTGCCCATGGGGGTCCGTGGCCCCTGGGCCCCGCGGTGGCTCCCGCTGGTGCATGCAAGCGGGTTCACCTTCTGTGGCACACAGCTTGGCTGGGACATCAGGGCCAGGAGGACTcagggcggggaggccgggggtggggacagggggtaGGGGGCAGCGCATGCGCCTGAGCTTCTCCTCCTCGCTGTCCCAGCTCCCCGGCGTGGCCCTGGGAGGTCCCcgtctccctctgggcctcagtcttctTCTCTGTGAAGCAGGCCCCCTGTTCTCTGGGTTACGTGgacccaccccctcccagcctgCTTGGGATGCTGCGACCCCACAAAGGTCTCCCAAGACACCGGTCACACATCAGCCAACGAAGCAGGTCATCCTGAGGTCCTGGTGGAAAAGCAGTTGTGGGTGTTGAGTTTTGGGTCTGAAAAGCCCTATTTAGGGGAATGGCTAACAGCCCCCGTCGGGCTGTTCCAGTCCCCATTTCCTGGGGATGAGAGAGAAACCAGATTTTGTAAGAAACCAGATGTGCAGCtggcagataaggaaacaggtgaggactggggagaggcaggctggggcTTAGGGCGGGGGGAAGCCTTGTGCCCCAGTGTCCCACCCACCCAGGGGGTGTGTGCTCGTCACAGAGGGCAATGAGGAGTCACGCCGCCCCTATCTGACCTCCCTTCACCCATGTCAGATGGTCCCTGGATGTCTCCAGGAGGCGTTCCCTGTGCTCAGCTGGAAGTCACTGTCCTCCGTGCTGGTATAGGATGAGTCACCCCGCACGGCACCCACGCCTTTCTTTCCCGGGCTCTGGAGCACTTCAGAGTTTCCACAGCATGCGGCAGGTTCTCATCGGACCCTTGCCACTGTCCTGCGGGGAGGGGGCCGCCACCACTGTCCCCACTGATGGACAGAGCCTGCAGAAGCTCAGCGGGGCCAGGATGTGTCCAGAGTCATTGACTGGGGCATCACTCGGACCCAGGCCATGTGATCCTGTGTCCCCACCCACCATCTGTGGGGTCTAAGGAATC
This DNA window, taken from Canis lupus familiaris isolate Mischka breed German Shepherd chromosome 6, alternate assembly UU_Cfam_GSD_1.0, whole genome shotgun sequence, encodes the following:
- the TMEM114 gene encoding transmembrane protein 114 isoform X1, which gives rise to MRVHLGMLAGAAALAGALSFVLLAAAIGTDFWYIIDTERLERGGPGARGRAGAANRSQLEPLSSHSGLWRTCRVQSPCVPLMNPFWQENVTVSDSSRQLLTMHGTFVILLPLSLILMVFGGMTGFLSFLLRVSVLLLLTGTLFFFGALVTLAGISVYIAYSAAAFREALCLLEEKALLDQVDIRFGWSLALGWISFVAELLTGAAFVAAARVLSLRQRQNQAI